The proteins below come from a single Lactobacillus johnsonii genomic window:
- a CDS encoding peptidylprolyl isomerase: MEYPQLDLENVKGPKAVIKTNHGDIKVQLFEKDAPMTVENFVRLAKKGYYDNTTFHRVISDFMIQGGDPKGDGTGGESIWGHPFEDEFSNKLFNLRGALSMANSGPNTNGSQFFIVQNKNVPKRMIKEMDAAGYPKEIVKAYKQGGTPWLDGRHTVFGQVIDGMDVVDEIAKVPRDKANDKPKEDVIIKNIQIED, translated from the coding sequence ATGGAATATCCACAATTAGACCTTGAAAATGTAAAAGGTCCAAAAGCAGTAATTAAAACTAATCATGGAGATATTAAAGTTCAATTATTTGAAAAAGATGCTCCAATGACTGTAGAAAATTTTGTTCGTTTAGCTAAAAAGGGTTACTATGATAATACTACTTTTCATCGTGTAATTAGTGACTTTATGATCCAAGGTGGTGATCCAAAGGGTGACGGTACTGGCGGTGAGAGTATCTGGGGACATCCTTTTGAAGATGAGTTTTCAAATAAACTCTTTAACTTACGTGGTGCACTTTCCATGGCTAATTCTGGTCCTAATACTAATGGTAGTCAATTCTTTATTGTTCAAAATAAGAATGTGCCTAAACGAATGATTAAGGAAATGGATGCAGCTGGCTATCCAAAAGAAATTGTAAAAGCATATAAACAGGGTGGAACCCCATGGTTAGATGGTCGTCATACAGTTTTTGGTCAAGTAATTGATGGTATGGATGTCGTTGATGAAATTGCAAAGGTTCCACGTGATAAGGCAAATGATAAGCCTAAAGAAGATGTAATTATTAAGAACATTCAGATTGAAGATTAA
- a CDS encoding YoaK family protein translates to MNIFTNDKYRPSESRILATSLTFSAGFIDAYTYIQRGHTLSAGQTGNVIFFASAFADHNIAGMLNRATTFIAFTLGLLLVGLFHKYVKSNYWRVFCLFPILLICLGVGFVPKTVPNYYVVPVIAFGLAVQNASFSKIEGMGYNNAFTTGNLKKSVVAWSAYFFGEDKSQHNAAVNYMLLVIAFAFGAIVSALLQKVFLLKTIWFAVLLLGTINIVYTISLSKRKKLNFKND, encoded by the coding sequence ATGAATATATTTACTAATGATAAGTATCGGCCATCAGAATCACGTATTTTAGCTACATCCTTAACTTTTTCAGCTGGTTTTATTGATGCTTATACTTATATTCAACGAGGACATACTTTATCTGCAGGGCAAACAGGAAATGTTATCTTCTTTGCTTCAGCATTTGCGGATCACAATATAGCTGGTATGTTAAATAGAGCAACTACATTTATTGCATTTACTTTAGGGTTATTACTGGTAGGTCTTTTTCATAAATACGTAAAAAGTAATTATTGGCGGGTATTTTGTCTATTTCCAATTTTACTTATTTGCTTAGGAGTAGGCTTTGTTCCTAAAACTGTTCCGAATTATTATGTCGTGCCCGTAATTGCCTTTGGACTGGCTGTTCAAAATGCTTCCTTTAGTAAGATCGAAGGTATGGGGTATAATAATGCATTTACAACTGGTAATTTAAAAAAATCTGTCGTTGCCTGGAGTGCATATTTCTTTGGTGAAGATAAATCTCAGCATAATGCAGCTGTTAACTACATGCTTTTAGTTATTGCTTTTGCATTTGGAGCCATTGTGTCAGCATTACTTCAAAAAGTATTTCTCTTAAAAACTATATGGTTTGCAGTATTACTTCTGGGAACTATTAATATTGTTTATACAATTTCATTAAGTAAACGAAAAAAATTAAATTTCAAAAATGACTAG